From the genome of Blautia pseudococcoides, one region includes:
- a CDS encoding spore germination protein yields MKNNDEISIHIQENEDYIRKTLKDCADVIIRPMILGQEQKIRCLVVYIEVAVSNMMLEDSVIGKLVNHMWEMPKDEILEFVDENGLGISDVKTLDTMSEALAAMFAGNAIFFFDGYPHSIKVSSKGYPSMGVQEASREKVLRGSKEGFSDVVKTNSALVRKRIRNAKLKVKEKTLGVRSQTLVQILYMEELVRPELLEELDRRLESFEIDGVMDSGIVEHLAEENWLSPFPQFQTSERPDKCAMEILNGRVLVLVDNSPMGILLPAAFNDFLQVSEDEYNHFELASFLRIIRYIAAAFAMLFSGTYLAVTNFHTQVLPTNLILSFAEARKGVPFPGILEVFFMEVAFESIREAGVRAPGPLGGTIGIVGGLIIGQAAVEANLVSPIVVVVVAVTALATLAIPNEEFTAPFRLLKFGFILLGGTMGVFGMLLGLYLVISHLAGLKSFGIPYLTPFAAQRDAGYRGESDGVVLAPLRFMTRRPLYARRDQQVRLKTKGGKKHVR; encoded by the coding sequence ATGAAAAACAACGACGAAATATCCATCCATATACAGGAAAATGAAGACTACATCCGAAAGACACTGAAAGACTGCGCTGACGTTATTATCCGTCCCATGATTCTGGGACAGGAACAGAAAATACGCTGCCTGGTAGTCTATATTGAGGTGGCAGTCAGCAACATGATGCTGGAGGACTCTGTCATTGGCAAGCTGGTAAACCATATGTGGGAAATGCCAAAGGATGAGATCCTGGAATTTGTGGATGAAAACGGTCTGGGAATCTCGGATGTTAAAACCCTGGATACTATGTCAGAAGCTCTGGCAGCCATGTTTGCGGGGAATGCCATTTTCTTCTTTGACGGCTACCCACACTCTATTAAGGTATCCAGCAAGGGTTATCCCAGCATGGGTGTGCAGGAGGCATCCAGGGAAAAGGTGCTGCGGGGCTCAAAAGAAGGATTTTCAGATGTGGTCAAAACCAACTCCGCTCTTGTGCGGAAAAGGATCCGGAATGCCAAGTTAAAAGTCAAAGAAAAAACTCTGGGTGTCAGAAGCCAGACATTGGTGCAGATTCTTTACATGGAGGAACTGGTGCGCCCGGAACTGTTGGAAGAGCTGGACCGGCGATTGGAGAGCTTTGAGATTGACGGTGTCATGGACAGCGGCATTGTGGAACATCTGGCTGAGGAAAACTGGCTGTCCCCATTTCCCCAGTTCCAGACATCTGAGCGCCCGGACAAGTGCGCCATGGAGATCCTCAACGGCAGAGTCCTGGTGCTTGTTGACAATTCCCCTATGGGAATCCTGCTTCCGGCTGCGTTCAACGACTTTCTGCAGGTGAGCGAGGATGAATACAACCATTTTGAGCTGGCATCCTTTTTAAGGATCATCCGCTATATAGCGGCAGCATTTGCCATGCTCTTTTCTGGAACCTATCTGGCAGTGACGAATTTCCATACCCAGGTACTTCCCACCAACCTGATCCTCTCCTTTGCGGAGGCCAGAAAAGGTGTGCCCTTTCCGGGGATTCTGGAGGTCTTTTTTATGGAGGTGGCATTTGAGAGTATCCGGGAAGCCGGGGTTCGGGCGCCAGGGCCTCTTGGCGGCACCATCGGTATTGTGGGCGGTCTGATCATCGGCCAGGCGGCTGTGGAGGCCAACCTGGTAAGCCCCATTGTGGTGGTCGTGGTGGCTGTGACCGCATTGGCCACATTGGCTATCCCAAATGAGGAATTTACGGCGCCCTTCAGGCTTTTGAAATTCGGTTTCATCCTTCTTGGAGGTACCATGGGTGTCTTTGGTATGCTCTTAGGGCTTTATCTTGTTATCAGCCATCTGGCAGGCCTCAAAAGCTTTGGCATCCCCTATCTGACACCGTTTGCCGCGCAGAGAGATGCAGGATACAGAGGTGAATCAGACGGCGTTGTCCTGGCACCGCTCAGATTTATGACAAGAAGGCCTCTCTATGCCAGAAGAGATCAGCAGGTGCGCCTCAAAACAAAAGGAGGAAAGAAGCATGTACGCTGA
- a CDS encoding protease complex subunit PrcB family protein gives MKKLILTLCFICLLTLPLASCSIEKVKAQDGVKPEYTVMKEEDFPDKVKELIEENKESEFQLTYQDGSYLYLLKGYGKQETGGYSIQIEDLSLWDNAIHLQTTLIGPEEDKDLKDEPSYPYLVVKMKYREEPVIFE, from the coding sequence TTGAAAAAATTAATCCTAACACTATGTTTCATCTGCCTCCTGACCCTCCCCCTGGCCTCCTGCAGCATAGAAAAAGTCAAAGCCCAGGACGGAGTCAAGCCAGAGTACACAGTGATGAAGGAAGAGGATTTCCCTGATAAAGTCAAGGAACTGATAGAAGAAAACAAAGAATCAGAATTCCAGCTTACATATCAGGACGGTTCCTACCTATACCTTCTCAAAGGCTATGGCAAACAAGAGACAGGAGGATACAGTATCCAAATTGAGGACTTGTCCCTGTGGGACAATGCGATCCATCTACAGACCACCCTAATAGGGCCGGAGGAGGACAAAGACCTAAAAGACGAGCCATCCTATCCATATCTGGTGGTAAAAATGAAATACCGGGAAGAGCCGGTAATTTTTGAATAG
- a CDS encoding MATE family efflux transporter produces the protein MQKTGVMKKFIGNKNFYKMILAIAVPIMIQNGITNFVSLLDNIMVGRIGTEQMSGAAIVNQLIFVYNLCIFGGVSGAGIFTAQYFGQKDNEGIRNTFRYKIWMAVILTVGTVMVFLIGGEQLISMYLHGEGSAENLAATLTYGKQYLYIMLLGLPPFMMVQVYASTLRECGETVVPMKAGITAVIINLVFNYILIYGKFGFPALGVQGAAIATVLSRYVEAAIVIHWTHKHKEINQYIEGLYRTLKVPALLTKKILIKGTPLLLNEALWAAGMAMLTQCYSIRGLNVVAALNIANTINNVFNIVFIALGDSVAIVVGQLLGAGKMKEARDTDTKMIAFSVFCCTGVALLMLLLAPLFPMLYNTNQEARELAKYFIMATAVFMPQNAFLHAAYFTLRSGGKTIVTFLFDSVFIWCVSVTIAFTLSHHTLLPVVAIYILVQMGDMVKCLIGFILVKKGVWLQNIVAN, from the coding sequence ATGCAAAAGACCGGAGTGATGAAAAAATTCATCGGTAATAAAAACTTTTATAAGATGATCCTTGCAATAGCTGTTCCTATTATGATACAGAACGGTATCACCAATTTCGTGAGCCTTCTGGATAACATCATGGTAGGAAGAATTGGCACAGAGCAGATGTCAGGCGCTGCCATTGTAAACCAGCTCATCTTTGTTTATAACCTCTGTATCTTCGGAGGTGTGTCAGGGGCGGGGATTTTTACCGCGCAGTATTTCGGGCAGAAGGACAATGAAGGTATCCGCAATACATTTCGCTATAAAATATGGATGGCAGTGATCCTTACAGTAGGAACTGTTATGGTTTTCCTCATTGGAGGTGAGCAGCTCATCAGCATGTACCTTCACGGTGAGGGCAGTGCAGAGAATCTGGCAGCTACACTTACCTACGGAAAACAATACCTTTACATTATGCTCTTAGGCCTTCCGCCGTTTATGATGGTTCAGGTATACGCAAGTACCCTGCGTGAATGTGGGGAGACAGTCGTGCCTATGAAGGCCGGAATCACAGCCGTTATCATTAACCTGGTGTTTAACTACATATTAATATACGGAAAATTCGGTTTTCCGGCGCTGGGTGTCCAGGGTGCAGCCATAGCAACCGTACTGTCCAGATATGTGGAGGCAGCCATTGTCATCCATTGGACCCATAAACACAAAGAAATAAACCAATACATTGAAGGTCTGTACAGAACCTTGAAGGTTCCTGCGCTGCTGACTAAAAAGATTCTGATCAAGGGAACCCCCCTTCTTCTGAACGAGGCCCTCTGGGCTGCCGGAATGGCCATGCTGACACAATGTTATTCCATCCGGGGACTTAATGTAGTTGCGGCCCTGAACATTGCCAACACCATCAACAATGTATTCAACATTGTATTTATAGCTCTTGGAGATTCCGTGGCCATTGTAGTGGGCCAGCTTCTGGGAGCCGGCAAAATGAAAGAAGCCCGGGACACAGATACAAAGATGATCGCATTTTCCGTATTCTGCTGTACCGGTGTTGCGCTGCTCATGCTGCTCCTTGCACCCCTGTTCCCCATGCTCTACAATACCAACCAGGAAGCCAGGGAGCTTGCAAAATACTTTATCATGGCAACCGCAGTCTTCATGCCCCAAAACGCCTTCCTCCACGCCGCCTACTTCACCCTGCGGTCCGGCGGAAAAACCATTGTTACCTTCCTGTTTGACAGTGTGTTCATCTGGTGCGTAAGCGTAACCATAGCCTTCACCCTAAGCCACCACACACTACTCCCAGTAGTTGCCATCTACATTCTGGTACAAATGGGTGACATGGTGAAATGCCTTATAGGCTTCATACTAGTAAAAAAAGGCGTATGGCTGCAAAATATAGTAGCCAATTAA
- a CDS encoding DUF3794 and LysM peptidoglycan-binding domain-containing protein, which translates to MELITKQMRMMHTKCEAVSQITFDEDLNVPDIKPDVGRMIQKKGEIHIDDVQISEGHAFLTGALMVYLLYVSDSEERRIQSLLGTLPIGETMHLEGLENGDKVRVKWDIEDLSVQLINSRKLNIKALVTFTASVEEMQETNLPAGVDAEGISQKKKDISVMGIAVHKKDTMRVKEDIALASNKPNIHELLWNTVEVRGMDIRAENDKIGVKGELFIFALYRGDDDNNSLQWLEHSVPFYQELECVGCTVDMVPNIDVTMPQSKLEVKTDSDGEERLIGVDAVLELEMKIYEEEEMSLLLDVYTPVKECVPIRENKKLESLLVKNNSKCRVGDRIKMEQNQGKILQICHSDGNVKVDDTHPVENGIEVEGIVQVRILYIIGDDDMPFYSMDAMIPFTHVVEAPGIGKNCTYHLRTDLEQLSTTMIDSDEIEVKIVMNLNALVLKQTDTGIIREIEERELDREKLQSMPGIVGYQVQPQDTLWDIAKKFYTTIETIVQLNNLESDEVKPYDTLILTKKVES; encoded by the coding sequence GTGGAATTAATAACAAAACAGATGCGTATGATGCATACAAAATGTGAAGCTGTCAGCCAGATTACCTTTGACGAAGATTTAAATGTGCCGGATATCAAACCCGACGTAGGCCGCATGATCCAGAAAAAAGGGGAAATCCACATAGATGACGTACAGATATCAGAGGGCCACGCTTTTCTCACCGGCGCTTTGATGGTCTATCTCCTCTATGTAAGCGACAGCGAGGAGCGCAGGATCCAAAGTCTTCTCGGCACCCTTCCCATAGGGGAGACCATGCACCTGGAGGGCCTGGAAAACGGTGACAAAGTGCGGGTAAAATGGGACATTGAAGACCTGAGTGTCCAGCTTATCAACTCCAGAAAGCTGAACATCAAAGCCCTGGTAACCTTCACCGCGTCCGTGGAGGAAATGCAGGAGACCAATCTTCCTGCAGGTGTGGACGCTGAAGGCATTTCCCAGAAAAAAAAGGATATCTCCGTCATGGGGATCGCGGTCCATAAAAAAGATACCATGCGGGTAAAAGAGGACATTGCCCTTGCTTCCAACAAGCCAAATATCCACGAACTTCTGTGGAACACCGTGGAAGTCCGCGGCATGGACATCCGGGCGGAAAACGATAAGATAGGCGTAAAAGGTGAACTTTTCATATTTGCCCTGTACCGCGGGGATGATGACAACAATTCCCTCCAGTGGCTGGAGCATTCCGTCCCCTTCTACCAGGAACTGGAATGCGTGGGCTGCACCGTGGATATGGTGCCGAACATAGATGTGACCATGCCCCAGAGCAAACTGGAGGTGAAAACAGACAGCGACGGGGAGGAGCGCCTGATCGGTGTGGATGCCGTCCTGGAATTAGAAATGAAAATCTATGAGGAGGAGGAAATGTCCCTGCTTTTGGACGTATACACTCCTGTAAAAGAATGCGTCCCCATCCGCGAAAATAAAAAACTGGAAAGCCTCCTGGTGAAAAACAATTCCAAATGCCGTGTGGGGGACCGCATCAAAATGGAACAGAACCAGGGGAAAATCCTTCAAATATGCCACAGCGACGGAAATGTGAAAGTAGACGACACCCATCCTGTGGAAAACGGCATAGAAGTGGAAGGCATCGTCCAGGTGAGAATCCTCTATATTATAGGGGACGATGATATGCCCTTCTATTCCATGGATGCCATGATCCCCTTCACCCATGTGGTGGAAGCTCCGGGAATAGGGAAAAACTGTACCTATCATCTGCGGACAGATTTGGAACAACTGTCCACCACAATGATAGACAGTGATGAGATAGAAGTGAAAATAGTCATGAACCTGAATGCCCTTGTGCTGAAGCAGACGGACACAGGCATCATCCGGGAGATAGAAGAGCGGGAGCTGGACCGGGAAAAACTCCAGAGTATGCCTGGAATTGTGGGATACCAGGTACAGCCCCAGGATACACTTTGGGACATTGCCAAGAAGTTTTATACTACAATTGAAACCATTGTGCAGCTCAATAATCTGGAAAGTGACGAGGTTAAACCATATGATACCCTGATATTGACGAAGAAAGTAGAATCATAA
- a CDS encoding GntR family transcriptional regulator has protein sequence MTTDLEMHMDEYLPLRDVVFNTLRRAILKGDLKPGERLMEIALAEKLGVSRTPIREAIRKLELEGLVVMAPRKGAKVASITERDLNDVLEVRKGMEELAIRLACERITPEELDELDKVEHRFLSLTENGDLTELAEMDVAFHDIIYNATNNNRLVQLLSNLREQMYRYRIEYLKDIAVRRTLAQEHRAICEALRKKDKESALKYVYVHVDNQQKAIIRSLNEPD, from the coding sequence ATGACAACGGATTTGGAAATGCATATGGATGAATACCTTCCGCTGCGGGATGTGGTTTTCAATACACTGCGGAGGGCTATCCTTAAAGGAGATTTAAAACCGGGCGAGCGGCTTATGGAGATTGCCCTGGCCGAGAAACTGGGTGTGAGCAGAACCCCCATCCGCGAGGCGATCCGGAAGCTGGAACTGGAAGGGCTGGTAGTCATGGCGCCCAGAAAAGGGGCAAAAGTGGCATCCATCACAGAGCGTGACTTAAATGATGTGCTGGAGGTCAGAAAAGGCATGGAGGAACTGGCCATCCGTCTGGCCTGTGAGCGGATCACTCCGGAGGAGTTGGACGAGCTGGACAAGGTGGAGCATAGATTTTTAAGCCTGACTGAGAACGGGGATTTGACGGAGCTTGCTGAGATGGACGTGGCATTTCACGATATCATTTATAATGCCACCAATAATAACCGCCTGGTGCAGCTCTTGAGCAATTTAAGGGAACAGATGTACCGTTACCGTATTGAGTATCTGAAGGATATCGCTGTGCGCCGTACACTTGCCCAGGAGCACAGAGCGATCTGCGAAGCTCTGCGGAAAAAGGACAAGGAGTCTGCGCTGAAGTATGTCTATGTCCATGTGGATAATCAGCAGAAGGCTATCATCCGTAGCCTGAACGAGCCGGATTAA
- a CDS encoding GerAB/ArcD/ProY family transporter, whose translation MYADNQRISHRQLFRQLVLGQLGIYLVTVPVTSYLEGRQGVLSLLLMGFLFLAASIFFIRMKSCYLMPERYMGKYAGKIFCLLHLSYLFITGVFLLLVTSRITGRFFIESSKPFVIITITAVVCYLGSHQGLERRGRMAEICFPVILFVLAIMFLLSVTRVNGAYLEVTGYTSLKGVIQGCYRVFCTFLPVFFLPFTLGNVDRPGNAGKALNSSVFLLLGILSAALILLQGAFGAGGYVQKSYPLFDMMAGVDLPGDFLERVDIFFIAAVMFCIFFAVGSIFFYNHELLKRGHMEKGAPYLAGGILVCALGCEKAGISLEWYREVLQNIYAPLFLLLALWAGIAYGRGKHHDKEEK comes from the coding sequence ATGTACGCTGACAATCAAAGGATATCCCACAGACAGCTTTTTCGGCAGTTGGTCCTGGGACAGTTGGGCATCTATTTAGTCACCGTTCCCGTCACCTCATATCTGGAGGGACGGCAGGGGGTGCTCTCCCTGCTTTTAATGGGATTTTTGTTCCTGGCAGCCAGCATATTCTTTATCCGTATGAAATCCTGCTATTTAATGCCTGAGCGGTATATGGGAAAATACGCGGGGAAAATTTTCTGTCTTCTGCATCTGTCATACCTTTTTATCACAGGGGTCTTCCTGCTTCTTGTGACCAGCAGGATCACGGGCCGTTTCTTCATTGAGAGCAGCAAACCTTTTGTGATCATCACGATCACTGCTGTGGTGTGCTATCTGGGAAGCCATCAGGGACTGGAGCGAAGGGGACGTATGGCGGAGATCTGTTTTCCGGTCATTTTATTTGTGCTGGCCATCATGTTTCTGCTGTCTGTCACCAGAGTCAATGGTGCCTATCTGGAAGTGACGGGATATACGTCACTGAAAGGCGTGATCCAGGGATGTTACAGGGTGTTCTGTACCTTCCTCCCGGTATTCTTCCTGCCCTTTACCCTGGGAAATGTGGACCGTCCGGGCAATGCGGGAAAAGCGCTGAACAGCTCCGTGTTTCTTCTTCTGGGGATTTTGTCCGCAGCCCTGATCCTGTTACAGGGGGCATTCGGAGCAGGGGGCTATGTGCAGAAGTCCTACCCACTTTTTGACATGATGGCAGGCGTGGATCTGCCGGGGGATTTTCTGGAACGTGTGGATATCTTTTTCATTGCTGCTGTCATGTTCTGCATCTTTTTTGCTGTGGGCAGTATTTTTTTCTACAACCACGAGCTGTTAAAGCGGGGGCATATGGAAAAAGGGGCGCCCTACCTGGCAGGAGGGATTCTGGTATGCGCACTGGGATGTGAGAAAGCAGGCATTTCCCTGGAATGGTACCGCGAGGTTCTGCAGAACATTTATGCGCCGCTGTTCCTGCTGCTGGCGCTGTGGGCAGGGATTGCGTACGGAAGGGGGAAACATCATGATAAGGAAGAAAAGTAA
- a CDS encoding Ger(x)C family spore germination protein: MIRKKSKAVLLAAILALSLSACGVALENRSFPLSMGVDYQDGEYQVYYGLPDLSGVTGQNKDSENQKAGEKADFYQGKTMEDAEKDFQNSQEDYLDTGHLKVLLLGNGLLDDQEAYKNLLHYLEDKPSVAGNIYVFSCSQLGDVMSMDGQEMDSLGDYLTGIVENRPDSQAKEQTDLQDLYNAWHNGEDRPGLLEVSALEDKIMLNQE, translated from the coding sequence ATGATAAGGAAGAAAAGTAAAGCGGTGCTCCTGGCTGCCATTCTGGCATTAAGTCTTTCCGCCTGCGGGGTGGCTCTGGAGAACCGCAGTTTTCCCCTCTCCATGGGTGTGGATTATCAGGACGGGGAATATCAGGTTTATTACGGCCTTCCCGACTTGTCAGGGGTGACAGGGCAGAATAAGGACAGTGAGAACCAGAAAGCCGGAGAAAAAGCAGATTTTTACCAGGGTAAAACCATGGAGGATGCGGAAAAAGATTTTCAGAACAGCCAGGAGGACTACCTGGATACCGGACATCTCAAAGTCCTCCTTCTGGGGAACGGTCTGCTTGACGACCAGGAAGCCTATAAAAATCTGCTTCACTATCTGGAAGACAAGCCCTCAGTAGCAGGAAATATCTACGTGTTCTCCTGCAGCCAGCTTGGGGATGTGATGAGCATGGATGGGCAGGAGATGGATTCCCTGGGGGATTATCTGACAGGTATCGTGGAGAACCGGCCTGACAGTCAGGCAAAAGAGCAGACAGACCTGCAGGACTTATATAATGCCTGGCACAATGGGGAGGACCGCCCCGGCCTTTTGGAGGTAAGCGCTCTGGAGGATAAAATTATGCTGAATCAGGAATAG
- the ispE gene encoding 4-(cytidine 5'-diphospho)-2-C-methyl-D-erythritol kinase: MRLRALAKINLGLDVVRKREDGYHEVRMIMQTINMYDQLEIDIKEEPGISITTNLPFIPTNENNLVYKAAQLLMDEFKVKKGITVDLQKFIPVAAGMAGGSSDAAAAMIGVNRLFGLGLTVRELMERSVKVGADVPYCLLRGTALAEGIGEKLRALPPCPDCYVLIGKPPVSVSTKFVYEKLDASEIAEHPEIDRMLEGLQWHNLNRIAEHMGNVLESVTIPAYPVIEEIKQHMKDHGAVNAMMSGSGPTVFGLFDDKAAAEQACEALRETKIARTVFLTTVFNNGGRHR; the protein is encoded by the coding sequence ATGAGATTAAGGGCACTGGCGAAAATTAATCTGGGATTGGATGTAGTCAGAAAACGTGAGGACGGTTATCATGAGGTTCGCATGATCATGCAGACCATTAACATGTATGACCAGTTAGAAATTGATATCAAAGAGGAACCGGGGATTTCCATTACTACAAATCTGCCGTTTATCCCTACCAACGAGAACAATCTGGTCTATAAAGCAGCGCAGCTTTTGATGGATGAGTTCAAAGTGAAGAAAGGGATAACAGTGGATCTGCAGAAATTCATACCGGTCGCTGCCGGCATGGCAGGCGGGAGCTCGGATGCCGCCGCCGCCATGATCGGAGTGAACCGATTGTTCGGACTGGGGCTTACCGTGCGGGAGCTTATGGAGCGGAGCGTGAAAGTCGGTGCGGATGTTCCGTACTGCCTGCTTCGTGGCACTGCACTTGCAGAGGGAATCGGAGAGAAGCTGCGTGCTCTGCCCCCCTGTCCGGACTGCTACGTGCTCATTGGAAAGCCGCCTGTCAGCGTGTCCACGAAATTTGTCTATGAGAAACTGGATGCATCGGAGATCGCAGAACATCCGGAGATAGACAGAATGCTGGAGGGGCTCCAATGGCATAATTTGAACAGGATTGCCGAACATATGGGAAATGTTCTTGAGAGCGTGACAATTCCGGCATACCCTGTGATTGAGGAGATCAAACAACATATGAAGGACCACGGCGCAGTCAATGCCATGATGAGCGGCAGCGGTCCTACGGTCTTCGGACTCTTTGATGATAAGGCGGCAGCGGAGCAGGCCTGTGAGGCACTGCGCGAGACTAAGATCGCCAGAACCGTTTTTTTGACTACAGTATTCAATAATGGAGGAAGACACAGATGA